A stretch of Syntrophomonadaceae bacterium DNA encodes these proteins:
- a CDS encoding glycosyltransferase family 4 protein — protein MGATGVLSVAAITGGLDVPSARFRVRQYSCALLSHGVRVTELLSRTKQYPPEQRWKRLPWGALRIVEMVGVAIRSHRYDVTLLQREMVSTLTTLERCTGRPRVLDVDDAIHLYHNGVTAKALAAHCDRIICGNNYLAEIYRQWNSDVIVLPTGIDTQRYCPTAIMANHNDVVLGWIGTSSNLRYLQQIAPALAAVLKKHSNAILRVVCDKAPNLPAIELSRVHYVPWSAEAEVAAIQSFSIGLMPLEDSPWSRGKCSFKMLQYMACGLPVVVSPVGMNSDVLKLGEIGYGATTLNDWVESLLHLIECDASRRRMGGNGRKIAESEFSVVSLAPLFAGYLRGM, from the coding sequence GTGGGCGCGACGGGTGTGTTAAGTGTTGCAGCTATTACCGGTGGCTTGGATGTACCAAGCGCGCGATTTCGTGTGCGCCAGTACAGCTGCGCTTTACTATCTCACGGTGTTCGTGTGACGGAGTTGTTGTCTCGTACCAAACAGTATCCACCTGAACAGCGTTGGAAGCGATTGCCTTGGGGAGCGTTGCGCATTGTAGAGATGGTTGGAGTTGCTATTCGGTCGCACCGCTACGACGTCACGCTGCTCCAGAGGGAAATGGTGTCTACTTTAACTACACTGGAGCGCTGTACAGGTCGACCTCGTGTGTTGGACGTGGATGATGCCATCCATCTGTACCATAACGGGGTCACAGCCAAGGCTTTAGCCGCACATTGCGACCGCATTATCTGCGGCAACAATTACTTGGCCGAAATTTACCGGCAGTGGAACAGCGATGTGATAGTTTTGCCCACAGGTATAGATACACAACGTTATTGTCCTACTGCTATCATGGCTAACCATAACGACGTTGTCCTTGGATGGATCGGAACTTCGTCTAACTTACGGTATTTACAGCAAATTGCTCCTGCGCTTGCTGCTGTGCTTAAGAAGCATTCGAATGCGATATTGCGTGTGGTTTGTGACAAAGCGCCAAATCTTCCTGCTATCGAACTTTCGCGAGTGCATTACGTGCCTTGGTCTGCTGAAGCCGAAGTGGCCGCTATCCAGTCTTTCAGCATTGGTTTAATGCCTTTGGAAGATTCACCTTGGTCTCGTGGAAAGTGTAGCTTCAAGATGCTTCAGTACATGGCATGTGGGTTGCCTGTTGTGGTTTCACCGGTTGGGATGAACTCAGATGTGCTGAAACTTGGTGAAATCGGGTACGGTGCAACCACGCTCAACGATTGGGTAGAATCTTTGCTGCATCTCATTGAGTGCGATGCATCACGACGCCGTATGGGGGGGAATGGCCGTAAAATTGCTGAGAGCGAATTCTCTGTGGTAAGTCTTGCGCCACTTTTTGCAGGCT